The Streptomyces tendae DNA segment GGACGGGCCGGGAGCGGATGTCGGACAGGTGGCCGTCGTTGCACTCCCCCACGACGGGATTGAGGCTCCGTACCTCGGCGCAGCCGGGCTGTTCGAGCATCCAGCCGACGAGGGCGTCGGCGACCCGGAACGCGGACAGCGTGGAGGTGAGCAGCACGGGAGTCTCCAGCGTGCCGAGTTCGGCGAGCTGGGTCGTCCCGATGAGTTTGCCGTACCCGTTCCCGGTGAAGACGCCCGCCGGCAGGGGCGCCCCGGGACCCACCCCGTCGGGTACGACGGCGGTGACACCGCTGTGCACGTCGGGAGGGTTCCGCACCGTGGTGTGCCCGACCCGGACCCCGGGCACGTCGGTGATCGCGCCGAACGGCCCGGGCGGAACGCCCCCGACGACGATGCCGAGGTCACGGGCACGGGGGCGGCCGCCGGGAGGTGACGAGGGCCGGGACACGGGTTCCATGCGCCGGACGCTACACAGCCCTGTCGCGCCGGGGCGCACCGGCGTTCGGGTCAGCGTGCCGTTTCCGTGTCGGCCGGTGCGGGGTTCTCGGTGGTCAGGGCGCGGGCCATGGGGAGGCGGGACAGGGCCAGTACGCCGGCCGCGATCAGGGCGGCGCCGAGGATCTGCGGCACCAGCCACCAGCCGGTGCGGACGGACTCGGCGAAGACGGTGATGCCGAGCGCGAGGCTCACGCCGGCGTCGCCGAGGGTGAGGGCCGGCTGTGAGGCGACGAGGGGGCCGGACTGCATCGCGTTCTCGAGGAGGAACAGCGCGCACACACCGAACAGGGCGAACCCGTACGTCTGCCAGGCGGTGAAGAAAGCGCTCGCGCCCCCTTCGTCGAGGGTGTGCACCGAGGCCTTCATCAGCGCGGCCGTCATGGCGTATCCGATCGCGGCGGCCAGCCCGAAGCAGGCGGCGCGACCGCGGCCCTCGGGGCGGCGAAGCGCGGCGAGCACGAGCGCGGCCATGGCGGCGGCGCTCACAGCCAGGGCGGGAACCCAGTGGGTCATCGGCACCTGGGTGCGGTTTCCCTCGGGCGAGGCCGCGAACAGCAGGACCGCGAGGCCCGCCACGACCGTGCAGACGGCCGCCCAGCCGGTCCGGGACAGGCTTCCGCGCAGCACCACGGTGGCGATGACGAGAGCGAGCGGCAGTTCCAGGACGAAGAGAGGCTGGACGACCGTGATCGGTCCGGTGCCGAGTGCGACGGCCTGGCAGACGCCGGCGATGACGACGGCGGCGATGCCGAGAAGCCACACGGGGCGGCGCAACAGGTCGAGGATCAGTCCGACCCGGAGCGTGTCGGACCGTGGCACGGTCAGCGCGGCCTTCCGCTGGAGCACGGTCGCGAAGGCGTTGCTGAGCGC contains these protein-coding regions:
- a CDS encoding DMT family transporter, producing MLVPVLFALGAALSNAFATVLQRKAALTVPRSDTLRVGLILDLLRRPVWLLGIAAVVIAGVCQAVALGTGPITVVQPLFVLELPLALVIATVVLRGSLSRTGWAAVCTVVAGLAVLLFAASPEGNRTQVPMTHWVPALAVSAAAMAALVLAALRRPEGRGRAACFGLAAAIGYAMTAALMKASVHTLDEGGASAFFTAWQTYGFALFGVCALFLLENAMQSGPLVASQPALTLGDAGVSLALGITVFAESVRTGWWLVPQILGAALIAAGVLALSRLPMARALTTENPAPADTETAR